A single region of the Deltaproteobacteria bacterium genome encodes:
- a CDS encoding HAMP domain-containing protein yields MPEDKKNLLGEILVERRVITEADLQDALDEQKISKKRLGKILIGKGKASPTDILNALSLKLTHSTQTEIKRSTLSFIDRLKNTRIPIKVRLSVFITLLVVIIMAFLSFFYFRSQRDEFISQTVRLGKAIVVNLAYNSSVPLLEDDEANLHILLEEVSKIEDIEYAMILGKTELIRAHTDINKVNQPYDYIYGATVLRSDDQLEIKRYYDKTKEILDFYMPVEFNKVKVGGIHVGISLETLQKKISETRLFVISLTLLIISAGIGISFFISTKFSKPIYMLVNGTREIKNGNYNFKIDLLSNDELGDLTASFNDMAEGLRKKEIIQDAFGKYVAPEVVDMILKHPDEKWLKGEKLEATVMFADIRGFTSFSENTVPEEVIAVLNNYFTLATEIIFQYDGHVDKFIGDEVMAVFGVLLEHEDHPARAVMAAVALQKELNTVNLKLESSGKKPVKVGIGINVGELIVGNIGSKKRMEYTVIGDTVNVASRLTSLAGPDEIIISDSVYQKVCEFVIVEELDPVMVKGKSAPVKIYRVKGINQHVC; encoded by the coding sequence ATGCCTGAAGATAAAAAAAATCTGTTGGGAGAGATTCTCGTTGAGCGCAGGGTAATCACGGAAGCCGATCTCCAGGATGCCCTGGATGAACAAAAAATAAGTAAAAAGCGCCTTGGTAAGATACTGATCGGCAAAGGTAAAGCTTCTCCGACCGATATCCTCAATGCCCTTTCCCTTAAACTCACCCATAGTACTCAGACCGAGATAAAGAGATCAACTCTATCGTTCATTGACAGATTGAAAAATACGAGGATACCCATAAAAGTCCGATTGTCTGTTTTCATAACTCTTTTGGTAGTAATAATTATGGCCTTCTTGAGCTTCTTCTACTTCCGGAGTCAAAGGGATGAATTTATTTCTCAGACGGTGCGTCTTGGTAAAGCTATAGTCGTCAATCTGGCTTATAACAGTTCTGTTCCTCTTCTTGAGGATGATGAAGCAAACCTTCACATTTTGTTGGAAGAAGTATCCAAGATAGAGGATATCGAATATGCCATGATCCTTGGTAAAACGGAGCTTATCAGAGCACATACGGATATAAATAAAGTCAATCAACCGTATGATTATATATATGGTGCAACGGTTTTGCGGAGCGACGATCAATTGGAAATAAAGAGATATTATGACAAGACGAAAGAAATACTCGATTTTTATATGCCAGTGGAATTCAATAAGGTTAAGGTGGGGGGTATTCACGTGGGAATCTCCCTCGAAACGCTACAAAAAAAGATATCAGAGACACGACTATTTGTTATATCTCTGACGTTATTAATCATATCGGCCGGTATCGGAATATCATTCTTCATCAGCACAAAATTTTCAAAGCCCATTTACATGCTTGTGAACGGGACCAGAGAAATTAAAAATGGGAATTATAATTTCAAGATAGACCTTTTGAGTAATGATGAGCTTGGTGATCTGACGGCTTCTTTTAACGATATGGCGGAGGGTTTAAGGAAAAAAGAAATTATTCAGGACGCGTTCGGTAAATATGTGGCGCCTGAGGTTGTCGATATGATCCTTAAGCATCCGGATGAGAAATGGTTAAAGGGAGAAAAGCTTGAAGCCACAGTGATGTTTGCGGATATAAGGGGGTTTACTTCATTTTCGGAAAATACGGTTCCCGAAGAGGTTATTGCCGTTTTGAATAATTATTTTACCCTGGCTACTGAGATAATATTTCAGTATGACGGGCATGTGGATAAGTTTATTGGGGATGAAGTTATGGCGGTGTTTGGAGTGCTTTTAGAACATGAGGATCACCCAGCCAGGGCGGTAATGGCCGCTGTAGCCTTACAGAAAGAGCTCAATACAGTAAACCTTAAATTGGAAAGCTCGGGGAAAAAACCGGTGAAAGTTGGTATCGGCATAAACGTTGGAGAATTGATTGTGGGGAACATAGGCTCAAAAAAAAGAATGGAATATACGGTAATAGGTGATACGGTAAATGTCGCCTCCCGTCTGACAAGCTTAGCGGGGCCGGATGAAATTATTATCAGTGATTCCGTATATCAGAAGGTTTGTGAATTTGTCATTGTGGAAGAACTCGATCCGGTTATGGTTAAAGGAAAAAGTGCACCTGTCAAAATATACAGGGTGAAGGGTATAAATCAGCACGTTTGCTAA
- a CDS encoding phosphoglycerate kinase: MKFIDEIDLKGKRVLFRFDFNVPLDNSLIITDDIRIRAALPTINYALDEGAKVILMSHLGRPKGKSAPEFSLAPVARRLSRLINKEVVLASDCIGDEVKKLVEGMPPGCVVLLENLRFHIEEEKNSDEFAKELASLGDVYIDDAFGNAHRKHASNVGIIKYIKEYGAGFLIKQELNYLKKAVENPARPFVAIIGGSKVSGKLEALLHLIKKVDKMIIGGGMAFTFLKALGNEIGKSIFEEELLSIAKEIMETARQLGVKFYLPVDCVIAEDMSAEAETKIVPVQEINAKWKGLDIGPATITLFTEALSNAKTILWNGPMGVFEIDAFSRGTSALAHSVANSYAITIVGGGDTDVAIHKTGESDRITYISTGGGASIELLAGKSLPAIEALDGTDSPR; this comes from the coding sequence ATGAAATTTATAGATGAGATCGATCTCAAGGGAAAAAGAGTTTTGTTCAGGTTTGATTTCAATGTTCCTTTGGACAATTCCTTAATAATAACTGATGACATACGCATAAGGGCAGCACTTCCGACGATTAATTATGCCCTCGATGAGGGAGCAAAAGTGATCCTTATGTCGCATCTGGGACGTCCCAAGGGGAAGTCAGCACCTGAGTTCAGCCTCGCTCCGGTGGCAAGAAGGTTGTCGCGACTTATTAATAAAGAGGTAGTGTTGGCGAGTGACTGTATCGGCGATGAAGTCAAAAAATTGGTTGAAGGAATGCCTCCGGGATGCGTTGTGCTTCTCGAAAACCTGAGGTTTCATATTGAAGAGGAAAAGAATTCTGACGAATTTGCAAAAGAACTGGCGAGCCTGGGGGATGTCTATATTGATGATGCGTTTGGAAATGCTCACAGAAAACATGCTTCGAACGTGGGAATTATCAAGTATATTAAGGAATATGGCGCTGGTTTCCTGATAAAGCAGGAATTGAATTATTTGAAGAAGGCGGTAGAAAATCCAGCGAGGCCTTTCGTTGCTATTATTGGAGGGTCGAAGGTATCCGGTAAACTTGAAGCCCTGCTTCACCTCATCAAAAAAGTCGATAAAATGATTATTGGGGGAGGCATGGCTTTTACCTTCCTGAAAGCTCTGGGGAATGAAATTGGTAAATCCATTTTTGAAGAGGAACTGTTGTCAATAGCGAAGGAGATCATGGAGACAGCCAGGCAACTGGGAGTGAAATTTTATTTACCCGTTGATTGTGTCATCGCTGAAGATATGAGCGCCGAAGCGGAAACCAAGATTGTACCCGTGCAGGAAATCAATGCCAAGTGGAAGGGGCTTGATATCGGTCCTGCCACCATTACTCTTTTTACCGAAGCGCTCAGTAATGCCAAAACCATTTTATGGAATGGCCCGATGGGAGTTTTTGAAATTGATGCATTCAGCAGGGGGACTTCGGCATTGGCACACAGTGTGGCAAATTCCTATGCAATTACCATCGTCGGGGGAGGCGATACGGATGTGGCAATTCATAAAACCGGTGAAAGCGATAGAATTACCTATATATCAACCGGTGGTGGAGCTTCCATTGAACTTCTGGCAGGCAAATCACTCCCTGCCATTGAGGCCCTTGATGGTACTGACAGCCCACGCTGA
- a CDS encoding CarD family transcriptional regulator, with product MFKVGDLAVYPAQGVGVIEAIESREYMGSKQLFYVMKIMSNDMKIMIPTDSAESVGLREIIAEEEIPKVYEILRNKDVTIDKQTWNKRYKEYLDKIKTGSVFEIARVLRDLFILKSDKNLSFGERKMMDTAKSLLVKEISVASHAEETKVEQDLKTILTVQ from the coding sequence ATGTTTAAGGTAGGAGATTTAGCGGTTTATCCGGCTCAAGGCGTTGGAGTTATCGAAGCAATTGAGAGCAGAGAATATATGGGGAGTAAACAGCTGTTTTACGTTATGAAAATCATGAGCAATGATATGAAAATAATGATTCCCACAGATAGTGCGGAATCCGTTGGTCTCAGAGAGATCATCGCGGAAGAAGAAATTCCCAAAGTGTATGAGATCCTTCGAAACAAGGACGTTACTATCGATAAGCAGACATGGAACAAGCGATATAAAGAATACCTGGATAAGATTAAGACGGGATCAGTATTTGAAATTGCGAGAGTATTGCGAGATCTTTTTATTTTAAAGTCTGATAAAAATCTCTCCTTCGGTGAAAGGAAGATGATGGATACGGCAAAGAGCTTATTAGTTAAAGAAATATCAGTTGCGAGTCACGCAGAAGAAACAAAGGTAGAACAAGATCTTAAAACGATATTAACTGTGCAATGA
- a CDS encoding PIN domain-containing protein encodes MILLIVKILLMAACSMSGYFIAFTYYGFPLALIGLFLGLLIAISVIQAEQAIRKVSLRVIFGGVLGMIIGLFIAFFLAYGLNFVGVTWEKQQVAPWIYALLTGIMGYLGLVLGSKKIEEFSLFSFSQTKENSDYRILDTSVIIDGRIADICDTGFIEGTLVVPRFVLDELQYIADSSDSMKRSRGRRGLDILNRMQRSNGINIEVVDQDFPKLKGVDAKLVAMAKKMNGKIVTNDFNLNKVAELQGIKILNVNELANALKPVVLPGEIMKVKIIKDGKEPGQGVAYLDDGTMIIVDNAQKYQGSNVDVIVTSVLQTTAGRMIFSELKEAIAEKKAYGLSVKQ; translated from the coding sequence GTGATACTATTGATTGTAAAAATTCTTCTCATGGCAGCATGTTCAATGAGCGGTTATTTCATTGCATTTACGTATTATGGATTTCCTCTAGCACTGATAGGATTATTTTTAGGATTATTAATTGCGATTTCTGTCATACAAGCTGAACAGGCCATAAGAAAGGTATCACTCAGAGTTATATTTGGTGGTGTATTGGGTATGATCATCGGTCTTTTCATTGCCTTTTTTCTGGCCTATGGTCTCAATTTTGTAGGTGTTACGTGGGAGAAGCAGCAGGTTGCCCCATGGATATATGCCCTTCTGACAGGTATTATGGGATATCTTGGCCTTGTTCTTGGATCAAAAAAAATTGAGGAGTTTAGTTTATTTAGCTTTAGTCAGACAAAAGAAAATTCTGATTATAGGATTCTTGATACGAGCGTTATTATTGACGGCAGGATTGCAGATATTTGCGATACCGGCTTTATCGAAGGTACCCTAGTGGTTCCCCGGTTTGTTTTAGATGAGTTACAGTACATTGCCGACTCTTCCGATTCTATGAAACGTTCTCGTGGCAGGAGGGGGCTCGATATCCTGAACCGGATGCAAAGAAGTAACGGTATTAATATTGAGGTAGTCGATCAGGATTTCCCGAAGCTTAAGGGTGTTGATGCGAAGCTCGTGGCAATGGCAAAAAAAATGAATGGTAAAATTGTGACAAATGATTTTAACTTGAATAAAGTTGCCGAATTGCAAGGCATAAAAATTTTAAATGTCAATGAACTTGCAAATGCCCTGAAGCCAGTTGTATTACCCGGTGAAATAATGAAGGTGAAGATTATTAAAGATGGAAAAGAGCCCGGACAGGGGGTAGCGTATCTTGATGACGGAACTATGATAATTGTCGATAATGCACAGAAGTACCAGGGATCAAATGTCGATGTTATTGTAACCAGCGTACTGCAAACGACAGCGGGCAGGATGATATTTTCGGAATTGAAGGAGGCGATTGCAGAGAAGAAAGCCTACGGGTTAAGTGTAAAACAATAG
- the ispD gene encoding 2-C-methyl-D-erythritol 4-phosphate cytidylyltransferase, whose amino-acid sequence MKAVAIIPAGGSGKRMQENLSKQYLLLDGIPVLAHTLRVFQGSPKIDEIFLIVPGDDIKYARECIVEKFGISKVSRIVAGGRERQDSVRNGIDILRSDHDIVVIHDGVRPFISERLVHFAILEALKQAAVTVGVPVKDTVKSVDGHGEILKTLNRDSLWLTQTPQAFKRDVIKKAYETAYRDNYYGTDDASLVERLGITVKMICGSYDNIKITTKDDIMLAEVLVKRLKSDG is encoded by the coding sequence ATGAAAGCGGTTGCGATTATCCCTGCCGGCGGTTCGGGGAAACGAATGCAGGAAAATCTATCAAAACAGTATCTTTTACTGGATGGTATCCCTGTGCTTGCGCATACTCTGAGAGTATTTCAGGGATCGCCAAAGATAGATGAAATATTTCTCATCGTGCCGGGGGATGATATCAAGTATGCTCGAGAATGTATCGTTGAGAAATTTGGTATTTCGAAAGTCAGCCGCATAGTGGCAGGAGGAAGGGAAAGACAGGATTCGGTAAGAAATGGGATTGATATTTTGAGAAGTGATCATGATATTGTTGTCATTCATGATGGTGTCAGGCCGTTCATATCAGAAAGATTAGTCCATTTCGCCATTCTTGAAGCATTAAAGCAGGCGGCCGTGACGGTTGGTGTGCCGGTCAAAGATACTGTGAAATCAGTTGATGGTCATGGGGAGATTTTAAAAACTCTCAACCGCGACAGTCTGTGGCTGACGCAAACACCTCAGGCATTTAAACGGGATGTTATAAAAAAGGCCTATGAAACTGCATATAGGGATAATTACTATGGGACTGATGACGCCTCACTCGTTGAGAGGCTAGGCATCACTGTGAAGATGATTTGCGGCTCCTATGATAACATCAAGATTACAACAAAAGACGACATTATGCTGGCGGAGGTACTCGTAAAAAGACTTAAATCAGATGGCTAA
- a CDS encoding flagellar assembly protein T N-terminal domain-containing protein, whose product MKKLVLFITVAGLSLIFSLFTAYAYAQDKIRVVGMATIHEDAIDIARDKAIDNAQRNAVEEKVGVMITSFSEVENFQVKMDQILSESKGFINSYKIISEGRAGNNYKVTIEADVVVGRLKDRMTAIDLIMTRKSKPRLMMIFSEKARKDAIAEAAMAKYFLSHGFKLVDADSVKKNRGQGRFQALSNDRKEVSNIARRYGAEVVILGKVEIITKSFKMGDVEVSSNEVTVSGKVINGDTGEVIATDSKTRKGDINVTAEEAAKDLAKGMKEEILERWSSELTNVATVKLEVSGLNTFKELSRFKELLAAEVKGFRQMHQRSYSHTNGEVELDVEIKGNTQSLADDVAAITMNGRKIKILEITQNKIEAKVLH is encoded by the coding sequence ATGAAAAAATTGGTTTTATTTATTACGGTAGCTGGTCTTAGTCTTATATTTTCACTCTTTACGGCATATGCCTATGCCCAGGATAAAATCCGGGTAGTGGGTATGGCTACCATCCATGAGGATGCAATTGATATTGCCCGAGATAAAGCAATTGATAATGCTCAGCGTAATGCTGTGGAAGAGAAAGTGGGCGTCATGATAACCAGCTTTTCAGAAGTTGAGAATTTTCAGGTAAAAATGGATCAGATACTGTCAGAATCCAAGGGATTTATCAATTCCTATAAAATAATTTCAGAGGGGAGAGCAGGGAATAACTACAAGGTGACAATTGAAGCCGATGTCGTTGTCGGCAGATTGAAAGATCGCATGACGGCGATAGACCTTATCATGACCAGGAAGTCTAAGCCCCGTTTGATGATGATATTCAGCGAGAAAGCCCGGAAAGATGCCATAGCGGAAGCAGCTATGGCCAAGTATTTCCTCTCTCATGGATTTAAGCTTGTAGATGCCGATTCTGTCAAAAAAAACAGGGGACAAGGGCGTTTCCAGGCTCTTAGCAATGATCGAAAAGAAGTTTCGAATATCGCTCGCCGCTATGGAGCAGAGGTCGTTATTCTCGGTAAAGTGGAAATAATAACAAAATCTTTTAAGATGGGCGATGTAGAGGTGTCTTCCAACGAAGTTACTGTGTCGGGAAAGGTTATAAATGGTGATACGGGAGAAGTTATTGCAACGGATAGCAAGACACGCAAAGGTGACATAAACGTTACTGCCGAAGAAGCAGCTAAAGATCTGGCTAAAGGAATGAAAGAAGAGATACTGGAGCGGTGGTCATCGGAATTGACAAATGTAGCGACAGTCAAGCTGGAGGTTTCAGGTTTAAATACTTTTAAAGAGCTGTCACGTTTCAAAGAACTTTTAGCCGCGGAAGTAAAGGGATTTAGACAAATGCATCAGCGGTCTTATTCTCATACTAACGGGGAGGTTGAATTGGATGTTGAGATCAAGGGGAATACGCAGAGCTTGGCCGATGATGTCGCTGCAATCACAATGAATGGCAGAAAAATAAAAATATTAGAAATAACACAAAACAAGATTGAAGCTAAGGTACTGCATTGA
- the ispF gene encoding 2-C-methyl-D-erythritol 2,4-cyclodiphosphate synthase, with the protein MRIGFGYDSHRLVEGRRLVLGGMEIPHEKGLLGHSDADALVHAVCDAIIGAIGGGDIGRNFPDTDPTYTGISSLKLLHQVGVLAGEKGFVVNNIDSTVILERPKLMGYTHEMALNVANVLNISVDRVNVKAKTNEGMGFLGRDEGIAAFAVVTISEKGNR; encoded by the coding sequence GTGAGAATCGGTTTTGGATATGATAGCCACCGGCTTGTTGAGGGAAGAAGATTAGTCCTTGGAGGAATGGAGATACCCCATGAAAAGGGGCTTTTGGGCCACTCTGATGCAGATGCTCTTGTCCATGCCGTCTGCGATGCCATTATTGGCGCCATCGGAGGGGGCGATATTGGCAGGAATTTTCCCGACACAGATCCCACTTATACGGGTATATCCAGTCTGAAACTGCTTCATCAGGTTGGTGTCTTGGCAGGAGAAAAGGGATTTGTAGTAAACAATATAGATTCTACGGTCATTCTGGAAAGGCCGAAATTGATGGGTTATACGCATGAGATGGCGTTGAATGTTGCGAATGTATTAAATATTTCTGTTGACAGGGTTAATGTCAAAGCCAAGACCAATGAAGGGATGGGGTTTTTGGGACGTGACGAAGGTATTGCCGCCTTTGCGGTGGTTACAATCAGCGAGAAGGGCAACAGATGA
- a CDS encoding sugar nucleotide-binding protein: MLFGHSDNFLLIRSAWLYGRNGKNFVNTIIEKAKTEKTLKVVDDQVGSPTFTWDLAGAVQLLIEGQYSGIFHITNRGSCNWYEFTLKILKTASITDVTVKPIKSDDLARPASRPHYSVLGCRKFIETTGKTMRYWQVSLDDYIGKMGY; encoded by the coding sequence GTGCTTTTCGGTCATTCCGACAATTTTCTCCTCATACGATCGGCATGGCTTTACGGGAGGAACGGGAAAAACTTTGTTAATACCATTATCGAAAAGGCAAAAACGGAAAAAACGCTCAAAGTCGTTGATGATCAGGTCGGTTCTCCAACATTCACGTGGGATCTGGCGGGTGCTGTTCAACTATTGATTGAAGGTCAATATTCCGGGATCTTTCATATAACAAACAGGGGGAGTTGCAACTGGTATGAATTCACTCTGAAAATATTGAAAACTGCCAGTATCACTGATGTTACCGTGAAGCCTATAAAATCTGATGATCTGGCAAGGCCGGCGAGCCGCCCGCATTACAGTGTCCTTGGCTGTCGAAAATTCATTGAAACTACGGGAAAAACCATGAGATATTGGCAAGTTTCCCTGGATGACTATATCGGCAAAATGGGGTATTAG
- the gltX gene encoding glutamate--tRNA ligase has protein sequence MMPLRPRVRFAPSPTGDLHVGNARTALFNWLFAKRYGGDFILRIEDTDQERTSSVFEKNLLEDLKWLSIGWNEGPEKGGEFGPYHQIERLHIYKKYLKELIKADRVYPCYCTEEELEEQRISLLAMKRMPRYMGKCRYLAENERKKHEEGGRKPAFRFKVDAGPIEFIDLIRGSMKFDGEAIGDFIIVRSNGIPSYNFAVVVDDHLMGITHVIRGEDHLSNTATQKLLYRALGFAPPVFAHHSLILGKDRAKLSKRHGSVSVREFRSKGILPEALLNYLSLLGSSLGEGKEVADIDEIINVFSLDRAGKSGAIFDESKLRWLNAIYIRNYDVNKLTELLIPFIEEAGYDPGLLDRGWLYQVVEALRDNLVTLADIGEYLDIFVDEKYHISEEATAILRGDTATTVLKVLHEVLNQNSISHEHFYSHLIDIVRRKTGLKAKDIFMPIRAALTGRTSGPELEKIFSILRKESILKRVESIVT, from the coding sequence ATGATGCCGCTTAGACCGAGAGTCAGATTTGCACCGTCGCCGACGGGAGATCTCCATGTCGGTAATGCACGGACAGCCCTGTTTAACTGGCTCTTTGCCAAACGCTATGGGGGTGATTTTATCCTCCGGATAGAAGATACGGATCAGGAAAGGACTTCCTCTGTTTTTGAAAAAAACCTTTTAGAAGATCTGAAATGGCTCTCCATAGGCTGGAATGAAGGGCCGGAAAAAGGCGGCGAATTCGGTCCTTACCATCAGATTGAAAGGCTTCATATCTACAAAAAATACCTGAAAGAATTGATTAAAGCTGACCGGGTCTATCCCTGTTATTGTACGGAAGAAGAATTGGAGGAACAGCGTATCAGCCTTCTTGCCATGAAAAGGATGCCGAGGTACATGGGAAAATGCAGGTATCTGGCGGAAAACGAAAGAAAAAAACATGAAGAAGGAGGGAGGAAACCGGCCTTTCGTTTCAAAGTGGATGCAGGACCTATTGAATTTATCGACCTGATTCGGGGATCAATGAAATTTGACGGTGAGGCGATTGGTGATTTTATCATAGTCCGTTCCAATGGTATTCCTTCCTATAATTTCGCCGTGGTCGTCGATGATCACCTCATGGGAATTACCCATGTTATCCGCGGAGAAGACCACCTTTCCAACACAGCCACCCAGAAACTTCTCTATCGGGCTCTTGGCTTTGCCCCTCCTGTATTTGCACACCATTCACTCATTCTGGGTAAAGACCGAGCAAAGTTAAGTAAACGTCATGGGTCGGTCTCCGTTCGGGAATTCAGGAGTAAAGGTATCCTGCCTGAGGCGCTTTTAAACTATTTATCGCTTCTCGGTAGCTCCCTTGGGGAGGGGAAAGAAGTTGCTGACATAGACGAGATCATCAATGTATTTTCCCTTGATAGGGCAGGCAAAAGCGGCGCCATTTTTGATGAAAGTAAGCTAAGATGGCTAAACGCCATATATATCAGGAATTATGACGTTAATAAGCTGACGGAATTGCTCATTCCCTTTATTGAAGAGGCTGGATATGACCCTGGTCTCCTTGATCGTGGGTGGCTTTATCAGGTTGTGGAGGCCCTCAGGGATAATCTTGTGACATTGGCCGATATCGGGGAATACTTAGATATCTTTGTTGATGAAAAATACCACATTTCGGAAGAAGCAACAGCGATTCTTCGGGGGGATACCGCTACTACTGTTTTGAAAGTCCTTCACGAGGTGCTGAATCAAAATAGCATTTCTCATGAACACTTCTACTCTCATCTAATCGATATAGTCCGGAGAAAGACGGGTTTAAAGGCGAAGGATATTTTTATGCCGATCCGGGCTGCTTTAACCGGAAGGACTTCGGGGCCGGAACTCGAAAAGATATTTTCCATCCTAAGAAAAGAATCGATCCTCAAAAGGGTTGAGAGCATAGTAACATAA
- a CDS encoding polysaccharide deacetylase family protein, with the protein MKAFRFTSGYPLPNRGIRQIAAGTFTGFKTSDHPIFSIINRILLITFLLLISGCAAPSKEMVKETAVRPEVSDRARISEDYAVVLANSSDTYESLAEKYYGDRRLAYIIAEFNKNKSIVPDQDIVIPLKPANPGGLYPGRYQTVTVLCYHQFSKKKTSTKISISEEMFDQQMAYLKQNGYNVISLNTLYNFINYKRRPPKNSVVITIDDGWKTAMTIAAPLLKKYGFKATLFVYTALIKTKPNNVTLCWDEIKEMIDEGVIEVQSHTVSHADLTKITKESLERELEESQRVIKENLGINATSLAYPYGNFNTEVVEKLKKFGYESGFTVIKGSNPFFTNNFSLNRSMIFNSDDIDDFTQSLQTFRQE; encoded by the coding sequence TTGAAGGCATTTAGATTCACATCCGGATATCCATTACCAAATCGGGGCATCCGTCAAATTGCTGCAGGAACATTCACCGGGTTTAAAACATCCGACCATCCGATTTTTTCAATAATCAATCGCATTTTGCTTATCACATTTCTTCTTCTCATAAGCGGTTGTGCCGCCCCTTCAAAAGAAATGGTTAAAGAAACGGCCGTTCGGCCTGAAGTAAGCGACAGGGCAAGGATTTCAGAGGACTATGCCGTCGTTCTTGCGAATTCTTCCGACACCTATGAGTCGCTCGCAGAAAAGTACTATGGGGACAGACGGCTTGCTTACATTATAGCTGAATTTAATAAGAATAAAAGTATTGTCCCGGATCAGGATATAGTAATTCCCCTGAAACCGGCTAACCCTGGTGGGCTTTATCCAGGAAGATATCAAACGGTAACCGTTCTTTGTTACCACCAGTTCAGCAAGAAAAAAACCAGCACAAAAATAAGTATATCTGAAGAGATGTTTGACCAACAGATGGCGTATCTCAAACAGAACGGCTATAATGTAATCTCCCTCAACACTCTCTATAATTTCATTAACTACAAGAGGCGACCACCCAAAAATTCGGTCGTTATAACCATTGATGACGGGTGGAAAACTGCCATGACTATAGCTGCACCACTTCTCAAAAAGTACGGGTTTAAAGCCACGCTGTTCGTTTACACAGCTTTGATCAAAACAAAACCCAATAATGTGACTCTCTGCTGGGATGAAATTAAGGAAATGATCGATGAAGGAGTCATCGAGGTACAATCTCATACGGTCAGTCATGCCGACCTGACAAAAATAACGAAAGAGTCATTAGAGAGAGAATTGGAAGAATCTCAACGGGTCATTAAAGAGAATCTTGGTATTAATGCCACCAGCCTTGCGTACCCATATGGAAATTTTAACACCGAAGTTGTAGAAAAACTAAAAAAATTCGGCTACGAAAGCGGATTCACTGTGATTAAAGGCAGCAATCCATTTTTCACCAACAACTTCTCCCTGAACCGATCAATGATATTCAACAGTGATGACATAGACGACTTCACACAGTCGCTGCAGACTTTTAGACAAGAATAG
- the truA gene encoding tRNA pseudouridine(38-40) synthase TruA, whose product MRNIKMILEYDGKRYHGWQRQGDMATIQKVLEESISTITQEDIRVMGSGRTDAGVHAISQVANFMTSSNIEVRNLLNGINSLLPLDVVVKELIETDKDFHARYNAKCKVYLYQIYNRPVRSVLYRHNAWFIREPLDIGRMKEAALLLKGTFDFSSFCAANCGIKSHIRTVKNINIEMNHRGMMKICIEADGFLKYMVRNIVGTLVDVGKRKISVTELTGIMEAKDRRRAGITAPAHGLFLKEVRY is encoded by the coding sequence ATGCGAAATATAAAGATGATTCTGGAATATGATGGGAAAAGATATCATGGATGGCAACGGCAGGGTGACATGGCTACAATCCAGAAGGTTCTTGAAGAAAGCATCAGTACTATAACGCAGGAAGACATCAGGGTAATGGGTTCAGGGAGAACGGATGCCGGTGTTCATGCTATTAGTCAGGTAGCGAATTTCATGACGAGTTCGAATATAGAGGTGAGAAACCTCCTTAATGGGATAAATAGTCTTCTGCCGTTGGATGTTGTGGTTAAAGAACTGATCGAGACAGATAAAGATTTTCATGCACGGTATAATGCGAAATGTAAAGTGTATTTATATCAGATATACAACAGGCCGGTTCGATCGGTTTTGTACAGGCACAACGCCTGGTTTATCCGTGAACCTCTCGATATTGGCAGGATGAAGGAAGCGGCTCTCCTTCTTAAAGGAACGTTTGATTTTTCTTCCTTCTGTGCCGCTAATTGCGGTATTAAGAGTCATATAAGAACTGTGAAAAACATTAATATAGAAATGAATCACCGCGGTATGATGAAAATTTGTATAGAAGCCGATGGTTTCTTGAAATATATGGTAAGAAATATAGTCGGTACACTTGTTGATGTCGGGAAGAGGAAGATATCCGTAACAGAGTTAACGGGCATCATGGAAGCAAAGGACAGAAGACGAGCGGGTATAACGGCGCCTGCTCATGGACTATTCTTAAAGGAAGTGAGATACTGA